Proteins encoded by one window of Streptococcus suis S735:
- a CDS encoding IS630 family transposase (programmed frameshift) — translation MAYSLDFRKKVLACCEKTGSITEASAIFQVSRNTIYQWLKLKEKTGELHHQVKGTKPRKVDRDKLKNYLETHPDAYLTEIASEFDCHPTAIHYALKAMGYTPKKKSCTYYEQDPEKVELFLKELNNLSHLTPVYIDETGFETYFHRKYGRSLKGQLIKGKVSGRRYQRISLVAGLINGALIAPMTYKDTMTSGFFEAWFKTFLLPTLGKPSVIIMDNAKFHRMSKLKDLCEEQGHRLLPLPPYSPEYNPIEKIWAHIKKHLRRVLPNCDTFLEALSSCSCFS, via the exons ATGGCATATTCATTAGATTTTCGTAAAAAAGTTCTCGCATGCTGTGAGAAAACCGGCAGTATTACTGAAGCATCAGCTATTTTCCAAGTTTCACGTAACACTATCTATCAATGGCTAAAATTAAAAGAGAAAACCGGCGAGCTTCATCACCAAGTTAAAGGAACCAAGCCAAGAAAAGTGGATAGAGATAAATTAAAGAATTATCTTGAAACTCATCCAGATGCTTATTTGACTGAAATAGCTTCTGAATTTGACTGTCATCCAACAGCTATTCATTACGCCCTCAAAGCTATGGGATATACTC CGAAAAAAAAGAGCTGTACCTACTATGAACAAGACCCTGAAAAAGTAGAACTGTTCCTTAAAGAATTGAATAACTTAAGCCACTTGACTCCTGTTTATATTGACGAGACAGGGTTTGAGACATATTTTCATCGAAAATATGGTCGCTCTTTGAAAGGTCAGTTGATAAAAGGTAAGGTCTCTGGAAGAAGATACCAGCGGATATCTTTAGTAGCAGGTCTCATAAATGGTGCGCTTATAGCCCCGATGACATACAAAGATACTATGACGAGTGGCTTTTTCGAAGCTTGGTTCAAAACATTCTTACTACCCACTTTAGGTAAACCATCTGTTATCATTATGGACAATGCAAAGTTTCATAGGATGAGTAAGCTAAAAGATTTATGCGAGGAGCAGGGACATAGACTTTTACCACTTCCTCCTTACTCACCGGAATATAATCCCATTGAGAAAATATGGGCTCACATCAAAAAACACCTCAGAAGAGTATTGCCAAATTGCGATACTTTTCTTGAGGCACTTTCGTCCTGCTCTTGTTTCAGTTGA
- the rnhC gene encoding ribonuclease HIII gives MNTVVLKASAQQKQAMMAHYDRYRQTSKNPYIEAFFKLTGASLSIYTSGKVVFQGEMAEQEASRWGYEPESSGQATIPGQNLPMIGTDEVGNGSYFGGLAVVAGFVRPEDHSFLKSLGVDDSKKMTDQKICQIAPLLKEKIPHQALLLSPKKYNEVIEQGYNAVSVKVALHNQAIFLLLQKGVQPEKIVIDAFTSSQNYQKYLKKEANQFANPVTLEEKAEGRYLAVAVSSIIARSMFLENLVQLGQLVGMHLPSGAGSKSDQVAASILKQYGMAGLNQTAKLHFANTQKAQKLLK, from the coding sequence ATGAATACCGTTGTACTAAAGGCATCTGCCCAGCAAAAACAAGCCATGATGGCTCACTATGACCGCTATCGGCAGACCAGCAAAAATCCTTACATAGAAGCATTTTTCAAACTGACCGGTGCCAGCCTGTCCATCTACACTTCTGGAAAAGTCGTTTTTCAGGGGGAAATGGCAGAGCAGGAAGCAAGCCGTTGGGGCTATGAGCCAGAAAGCTCTGGACAGGCGACCATACCTGGTCAAAACCTGCCCATGATTGGTACCGATGAGGTTGGAAACGGGTCTTATTTTGGAGGTTTGGCAGTCGTTGCTGGTTTTGTCCGCCCAGAAGACCATTCCTTTCTCAAGTCGCTTGGTGTCGATGATTCCAAAAAAATGACAGACCAAAAAATCTGCCAAATCGCCCCTCTCTTAAAAGAGAAAATCCCCCACCAAGCTCTGCTATTGTCACCGAAAAAATACAACGAAGTCATCGAGCAAGGCTACAATGCGGTGTCTGTCAAGGTCGCCCTACACAATCAGGCTATTTTCCTACTCTTGCAAAAGGGTGTCCAGCCTGAGAAGATTGTCATTGACGCCTTCACTTCCAGTCAAAATTATCAAAAGTACTTGAAGAAGGAAGCCAACCAATTTGCCAACCCCGTCACTCTAGAAGAAAAGGCTGAGGGCAGGTATCTGGCTGTGGCAGTATCTTCTATTATTGCAAGAAGTATGTTTTTAGAAAATCTTGTCCAGCTTGGTCAACTAGTTGGAATGCATCTGCCGTCTGGTGCGGGCAGTAAATCCGACCAAGTCGCAGCAAGCATCTTAAAACAATATGGTATGGCTGGTCTCAACCAAACTGCCAAACTCCACTTTGCCAATACGCAAAAAGCACAAAAATTATTGAAATGA
- the treR gene encoding trehalose operon repressor has product MKKYQEIYNDLKEKIRTNVYPAESSLPTEQQLQEIYGVSRDTVRKALAILTEGGLIQKVQGRGSMVLKQEILNFPVSGLTSYQELTNVLQLSTKTDVVSLDMITVNSSLSHLTGFEPYSKVWKVVRTRSIDGKVSVVDTDYLAVDVVPELTTAIAEKSIYEYLENKLGLDIAYAQKEITVEPTNREERELMQSKDDYLVLIKSRVYLGDTQQFQYTESKHKIDKFRFVDFARRKHSL; this is encoded by the coding sequence ATGAAAAAATACCAAGAAATTTATAATGACTTAAAAGAAAAAATACGGACAAATGTTTATCCGGCAGAAAGCTCCCTACCGACAGAACAGCAGCTTCAGGAAATCTATGGTGTTAGTCGTGATACGGTTCGTAAGGCGTTGGCGATTTTGACTGAGGGAGGTTTGATTCAAAAAGTGCAAGGGCGTGGTTCAATGGTCCTTAAGCAAGAAATTCTCAATTTCCCAGTTTCAGGTTTAACTTCCTATCAGGAATTGACAAATGTTCTCCAGCTTTCTACCAAGACAGATGTTGTCAGCTTAGATATGATTACCGTTAATAGTAGCCTTTCGCACTTGACAGGCTTTGAGCCGTATAGCAAGGTGTGGAAAGTTGTCCGTACACGTTCGATTGACGGTAAGGTCTCCGTTGTGGATACAGATTATCTTGCTGTCGATGTCGTGCCAGAGTTGACAACTGCTATTGCTGAAAAATCCATCTACGAATACCTAGAAAATAAGTTAGGCCTTGATATTGCTTATGCACAAAAAGAGATTACGGTAGAGCCGACCAATCGAGAAGAGCGTGAGCTAATGCAATCGAAGGATGATTATTTGGTCTTGATTAAATCTCGTGTCTATCTCGGTGATACCCAACAATTCCAATATACAGAAAGCAAGCATAAAATTGATAAATTCCGCTTTGTAGATTTTGCTCGTAGAAAGCATTCTTTATAG
- the treC gene encoding alpha,alpha-phosphotrehalase, with protein MTIDKRKVVYQIYPKSYKDTTGNGVGDLRGIIEKLPYLKELGIDMIWLNPFYPSPQRDNGYDISDYTAVNPDFGTMADFEEMVTVGKELGIEFMLDMVLNHCSTDHEWFQKALAGDKYYQDFFILRDQPTDWVSKFGGNAWAPFGDTGKYYLHLFDVTQADLNWRNPHIREELFKVVNFWKDKGVKGFRFDVINLIGKDEVLEDCPINDGKPAYTDRPITHDYLKMMNNATFGSEKGFMTVGEMSATTIENCILYTAPERKELSMAFNFHHLKVDYKDGQKWTIMDFDFEELKHLFHTWGEEMSVGNGWNALFYNNHDQPRALNRFIDVENFRKEGATMLAASIHLSRGTPYIYMGEEIGMIDPDYDSMDDYVDVESINAYQMLLDQGHTPKQAFKIIQAKSRDNSRTPMQWDASDNAGFSTGTPWLKAGKSYQTINVEQEKTGPIFTFYQELIRLRKELPLISEGDYKAAYKDSQKVYAFERLLNDEKLLVLNNFFAEEVELDLADDYAHGQVLISNYPDNKLGKKIILKPYQALAIQVK; from the coding sequence ATGACAATAGACAAACGAAAGGTTGTTTATCAAATCTACCCAAAATCTTACAAGGATACAACTGGAAATGGTGTAGGGGATTTACGAGGAATTATTGAAAAACTCCCATATTTAAAAGAGCTAGGTATTGATATGATTTGGCTCAATCCCTTCTACCCAAGTCCTCAGCGGGACAACGGCTATGATATTTCTGATTATACAGCTGTCAATCCTGATTTTGGCACCATGGCTGACTTTGAAGAAATGGTGACTGTCGGCAAAGAACTAGGCATCGAATTCATGCTAGACATGGTCCTCAATCACTGCTCAACCGACCACGAATGGTTCCAAAAAGCCCTTGCCGGCGACAAATATTACCAAGATTTCTTTATCCTGCGTGACCAGCCAACTGACTGGGTGTCCAAGTTTGGTGGCAATGCCTGGGCTCCTTTTGGAGATACTGGGAAATACTACCTCCACCTCTTTGACGTGACCCAAGCCGACCTCAACTGGCGAAATCCTCATATCCGTGAAGAACTCTTCAAGGTGGTCAACTTCTGGAAAGACAAGGGTGTCAAAGGCTTCCGCTTCGACGTTATTAACCTGATTGGTAAGGACGAAGTCCTAGAAGATTGCCCAATTAATGACGGCAAGCCAGCTTACACCGACCGCCCGATTACCCACGATTACCTCAAGATGATGAACAATGCTACTTTTGGTAGTGAAAAGGGCTTCATGACCGTTGGGGAAATGTCTGCCACCACCATTGAAAACTGTATCCTCTACACAGCTCCTGAACGGAAAGAATTGTCCATGGCCTTCAACTTCCACCACTTGAAAGTGGATTACAAGGACGGGCAAAAATGGACCATCATGGACTTTGACTTTGAAGAACTCAAACACCTCTTCCACACTTGGGGTGAAGAAATGTCCGTCGGAAATGGCTGGAACGCCCTTTTCTACAACAACCACGACCAACCTCGTGCCCTAAACCGCTTTATTGATGTGGAGAATTTCCGCAAGGAAGGAGCAACCATGTTGGCAGCCTCTATCCACCTATCACGCGGCACACCTTACATCTACATGGGTGAGGAGATCGGTATGATCGACCCTGACTACGATAGCATGGACGACTACGTGGACGTGGAGTCTATCAATGCCTACCAGATGCTCTTGGACCAAGGTCACACGCCTAAGCAGGCCTTCAAGATTATCCAGGCCAAGTCCCGTGACAATTCCCGCACCCCGATGCAATGGGACGCTTCTGACAATGCAGGCTTCTCAACAGGCACTCCTTGGTTGAAAGCTGGCAAATCCTACCAAACGATTAACGTTGAACAGGAAAAAACAGGCCCAATCTTTACCTTCTACCAAGAACTCATCCGCCTGCGGAAAGAACTCCCTCTGATTTCAGAAGGGGACTACAAGGCAGCCTACAAGGATAGCCAGAAAGTCTACGCCTTTGAACGCTTGCTAAATGACGAAAAACTGTTGGTCCTCAACAATTTCTTTGCAGAAGAGGTCGAATTAGACCTGGCAGACGACTATGCCCACGGCCAAGTCCTCATCAGCAACTATCCTGACAACAAACTAGGCAAAAAAATCATTCTCAAACCTTACCAAGCATTGGCGATTCAAGTTAAATAA
- a CDS encoding GNAT family N-acetyltransferase: MIIRKYQTSDEKGWVYCKALSYLFSPFFDDRETEKPELMTDVYDHRVEWVAEVDGQIVGLIDIDIYTEECSQSYIYAPSKRTAYFTNLAVHPDFQGQGIAQALFEKAEQELRAQGVEKLAIFTREDDAANHLYQKWGGEVVCSDYLVVGAPQDVPTFRFGIDLERGRLSFSDMEGQPVPYYLREGVYVVSEEAGLDLFDIEDVYQELTYVVDLTEKS; encoded by the coding sequence ATGATTATCAGAAAATATCAAACCAGTGATGAAAAAGGCTGGGTTTACTGTAAGGCACTCAGCTACCTCTTCTCTCCATTCTTTGATGATAGAGAAACAGAGAAGCCCGAACTAATGACAGACGTTTATGATCATCGTGTGGAATGGGTGGCTGAAGTAGATGGACAAATTGTTGGTCTAATCGACATCGATATTTACACTGAGGAGTGCAGCCAGTCTTATATTTACGCACCAAGTAAGCGAACAGCTTATTTTACTAACCTAGCAGTCCACCCTGATTTTCAAGGGCAGGGCATTGCCCAGGCGCTTTTTGAAAAAGCAGAGCAGGAGTTGAGAGCGCAAGGTGTAGAGAAACTAGCCATCTTTACTCGTGAGGATGATGCAGCCAACCATTTATATCAGAAATGGGGTGGTGAGGTAGTCTGTTCGGATTATCTAGTGGTCGGAGCGCCACAAGATGTTCCAACCTTCCGCTTTGGAATTGATTTAGAGCGAGGTAGATTGTCCTTTTCAGATATGGAAGGTCAGCCAGTTCCCTACTATTTGAGAGAAGGTGTTTATGTAGTCAGCGAAGAAGCTGGCTTGGATCTCTTTGACATAGAAGATGTCTATCAAGAATTAACCTATGTGGTGGATTTAACAGAAAAAAGTTGA
- a CDS encoding LysM peptidoglycan-binding domain-containing protein, with the protein MKRKRTNKPQHMRRKRKTPIMKNNKKMLYTSSLALSLFSTGMISTNVLAIEWAPRTVSEISPEIVQEEGRMTYTVQYGDTLSAIASAMNIDMDLLAKINQIADVNLIFPDTVLTTTVDQNNQVTQVEIEAPVQGNTNETVQATVDLTTNQVTVEDTVVPLDQISSVTDSAPVEEVVEQPVAEAPVEEVVEQPVVEAPVEEVVEQPVVEAPVEEVAEQPVVEAPVEEVVEQPVVEAPVEEVAEQPVVEAPVEQPVVETPQVTALSTTTTSTSAYDVGLQPQVAAFRAEVANAFGITSFSGYRPGDSGDHGKGLAIDFMVPESSALGDQVAAYAVANLASKNINYIIWKQRFYAPYDSIYGPAYTWNLMPDRGSITENHYDHVHVSFN; encoded by the coding sequence ATGAAACGTAAGAGAACAAATAAACCACAACATATGCGTCGCAAGAGAAAAACACCTATCATGAAAAACAATAAGAAGATGTTATACACATCTTCATTGGCTCTTTCCCTCTTTAGTACAGGGATGATTTCGACAAATGTTTTAGCCATCGAATGGGCTCCACGTACTGTTTCTGAAATTAGCCCAGAAATTGTACAAGAAGAAGGAAGGATGACCTATACTGTTCAGTATGGAGATACCTTATCTGCCATCGCCTCAGCTATGAATATTGATATGGACTTGCTGGCGAAAATAAATCAAATTGCAGATGTCAACTTGATTTTCCCTGATACGGTACTGACGACGACTGTTGACCAAAACAATCAAGTGACTCAGGTTGAGATTGAAGCTCCTGTTCAGGGAAACACAAATGAGACCGTTCAGGCAACTGTTGACCTAACAACCAATCAAGTAACGGTTGAGGATACGGTTGTTCCCTTGGATCAAATTTCATCAGTTACCGACTCAGCGCCCGTAGAGGAAGTTGTAGAACAGCCTGTAGCAGAAGCACCTGTAGAGGAAGTTGTAGAACAACCTGTAGTAGAAGCGCCCGTAGAGGAAGTTGTAGAACAGCCTGTAGTAGAAGCACCTGTAGAGGAAGTTGCAGAACAACCTGTGGTTGAGGCACCTGTAGAGGAAGTGGTGGAGCAACCTGTGGTTGAGGCACCTGTAGAGGAAGTTGCAGAACAACCTGTAGTAGAAGCACCTGTAGAACAGCCTGTAGTTGAAACTCCACAAGTGACAGCCCTATCAACTACTACAACAAGTACAAGTGCTTATGATGTCGGTTTGCAACCTCAGGTAGCAGCCTTCCGCGCAGAAGTAGCTAATGCCTTCGGTATTACTTCTTTCTCAGGTTACCGTCCTGGTGATTCTGGCGACCATGGTAAGGGATTGGCAATTGACTTTATGGTGCCTGAGAGCTCAGCTCTAGGAGATCAAGTGGCAGCTTATGCAGTTGCAAACTTAGCTTCTAAAAATATCAACTACATCATTTGGAAACAGCGCTTCTATGCGCCGTATGACAGTATCTATGGTCCAGCCTATACATGGAATCTGATGCCAGACCGTGGTAGCATTACAGAAAACCACTACGATCATGTGCATGTATCTTTTAATTAG
- a CDS encoding Gfo/Idh/MocA family protein, whose translation MEVQMKYKWATLGTGVIANELVQALQAMGGNLYSVANRTYDKGVEFAQKYGIEKVYREIDEVFEDPEVDIIYISTPHNTHINYLRKALNVGKHVLCEKSITLNSEELAEAIQLAEENQVVLAEAMTIFHMPIYRQLSEVIASGKLGDLKMIQMNFGSYKEYDMTNRFFNKNLAGGALLDIGVYALSFVRWFMTEKPNQVLSQVKLAPTGVDEQVGILLSNDAGEMATIALTLHAKQPKRGTIAYDKGYIELYEYPRGQKAVITYTEDGSQEVIEAGETAKALSYEVADMEKAVAGIENTMYLAYTQDVMEIMTQLRKEWGLVYPEEM comes from the coding sequence ATGGAAGTTCAAATGAAGTATAAATGGGCGACTCTGGGAACAGGTGTCATTGCCAACGAATTGGTTCAGGCCTTGCAGGCTATGGGAGGAAATCTTTATTCGGTAGCCAACCGTACCTATGACAAGGGTGTGGAATTTGCGCAAAAATATGGCATCGAGAAAGTTTATCGAGAAATCGATGAAGTGTTTGAGGATCCTGAAGTAGACATTATCTATATTTCTACGCCTCACAATACCCATATCAATTATTTGAGAAAGGCCTTGAATGTTGGGAAACATGTCCTCTGTGAAAAGTCTATTACGCTTAATTCAGAAGAATTGGCAGAAGCTATTCAATTAGCTGAGGAAAATCAGGTCGTCTTGGCAGAAGCCATGACCATTTTCCACATGCCAATCTATCGACAGTTGAGTGAGGTCATTGCAAGTGGCAAGCTGGGAGATTTGAAGATGATTCAGATGAACTTTGGCAGCTACAAGGAATACGACATGACCAACCGCTTTTTCAATAAGAACTTGGCCGGCGGTGCCCTCTTGGATATTGGTGTCTACGCTCTGTCCTTTGTCCGTTGGTTTATGACGGAAAAGCCAAATCAAGTCCTATCTCAGGTCAAATTGGCTCCGACAGGTGTGGATGAGCAGGTAGGGATTTTGCTCAGCAATGATGCAGGGGAAATGGCGACCATCGCCCTGACCCTCCATGCCAAACAGCCAAAACGGGGTACTATTGCCTACGATAAAGGCTACATCGAGCTTTACGAGTACCCACGTGGTCAGAAAGCAGTCATTACCTATACTGAAGACGGTAGCCAAGAGGTAATCGAAGCGGGCGAGACAGCCAAGGCGCTATCTTATGAAGTGGCGGATATGGAAAAAGCTGTCGCAGGCATCGAAAACACCATGTACCTAGCCTACACCCAAGATGTCATGGAGATCATGACCCAACTCCGTAAAGAATGGGGCTTGGTTTATCCTGAAGAAATGTAG
- a CDS encoding endonuclease MutS2, with the protein MNNKIIETLEFHKVRQKIEPYLLTEQGFEELRQLEPMVEVHRIQQAFDELTDIAQIFVENPYFSLAATSDIGPAMRRLELDTDLNIAELLAVKKVLEVSKSLLDFYGNLENVSLSQLDKLFEKIELFPHLQGSLQSINDAGFVEDFASEKLARIRRKIREAEDQVRQVMQDILKTKGDMLSDSILASRNGRNVLPVKNTYRNKIAGVVHDISASGSTVYIEPRAVVTLNEEISHLRAEERHELNRILQELSDMLRPHGGVIRNNAWLIGHIDFVRAKHLFARDHQAVVPKLSEKQDIALLNVRHPLIAKPVPNDLYFGSQLTAIVITGPNTGGKTIMLKTLGLTHLMAQSGLPILADKGSRVAIFKEIFADIGDEQSIEQSLSTFSSHMTHTVEILRAADQDSLILFDELGAGTDPQEGASLAMAILDDLRLRGIKTMATTHYPELKAYGIETSGIENASMEFDSNSLRPTYKFMQGVPGRSNAFEIARRLGLSDIIIQSAQSWTDTDSDVNRIIEKLESQTVESRQRLDKIRDVEQENYKMNRALRKLYDELNRERENELNKARLEAKEIVDMALAESEDILKNLHAAASLKPHQIIEAKAELKKLAPEVVDLSKNKVLKKAKIKREAKVGDDIIVTAYGQRGTLTNQLKDGRWEAQVGLIKMTLAKDEFELVKAEKAEQPKKRQVHTVKRANVRGPKARLDLRGKRYEEAMMELDEFIDQALLNNLAQVDIVHGIGTGVIREGVTKYLRRNKQIKEFGYAPQNAGGSGCTIVTFK; encoded by the coding sequence ATGAATAATAAAATTATTGAAACCCTTGAATTTCACAAGGTAAGACAAAAAATTGAGCCCTATCTCTTGACGGAACAGGGCTTTGAAGAATTACGACAGTTGGAGCCCATGGTGGAAGTCCATCGTATCCAACAGGCCTTCGACGAGTTGACAGACATAGCGCAGATTTTTGTGGAAAATCCCTATTTCAGTCTGGCTGCTACTAGTGACATCGGTCCAGCCATGCGTCGTTTGGAATTGGATACAGACCTCAATATCGCTGAATTATTAGCTGTTAAAAAGGTCTTGGAAGTTTCTAAATCTCTCTTGGATTTTTATGGAAATCTGGAAAATGTCAGTCTTAGCCAGTTGGATAAACTCTTTGAGAAGATTGAGCTTTTTCCACATTTACAGGGCTCCCTCCAGTCCATCAATGATGCTGGTTTTGTAGAGGATTTTGCCTCAGAAAAGCTGGCTCGTATTCGAAGAAAAATCCGTGAAGCTGAAGATCAAGTTCGTCAGGTCATGCAGGATATTTTGAAGACCAAGGGCGACATGCTGTCCGATAGCATTTTGGCAAGCCGTAATGGACGCAATGTCCTTCCTGTTAAAAATACCTATCGCAATAAGATTGCAGGGGTTGTCCATGACATTTCAGCTTCGGGTTCGACCGTTTATATTGAGCCGCGGGCAGTGGTGACCTTGAACGAAGAAATCAGTCACCTACGTGCAGAAGAACGCCATGAGCTCAACCGTATCTTGCAGGAATTGTCGGATATGCTCCGTCCGCATGGTGGCGTGATTCGTAACAATGCCTGGCTTATCGGACATATTGATTTCGTCCGTGCTAAGCATCTCTTTGCGCGTGATCATCAAGCAGTTGTACCCAAACTATCTGAGAAGCAGGATATTGCCCTTCTCAACGTTCGGCATCCGCTCATTGCTAAGCCTGTACCAAATGACCTTTATTTCGGTAGTCAGTTGACGGCTATCGTGATAACAGGTCCCAACACAGGTGGTAAGACCATCATGCTTAAGACCTTGGGATTGACCCATCTGATGGCCCAGTCTGGTTTGCCTATCTTGGCTGATAAGGGCAGTCGGGTAGCTATCTTCAAAGAAATTTTTGCGGATATTGGGGATGAACAGTCGATTGAGCAGAGTTTATCAACCTTCTCCAGTCACATGACCCACACGGTGGAAATTTTAAGAGCAGCTGATCAAGATTCTCTCATTCTCTTTGACGAGTTGGGAGCTGGGACAGATCCGCAGGAGGGTGCGTCTTTGGCTATGGCTATTTTGGATGACCTTCGTCTGCGGGGGATCAAGACCATGGCGACCACCCACTACCCTGAGCTTAAGGCCTACGGGATAGAAACCTCTGGTATTGAAAATGCCAGCATGGAGTTTGATAGCAATAGCCTGCGTCCGACCTATAAGTTTATGCAGGGTGTTCCTGGTCGCTCCAATGCCTTTGAAATTGCCCGCCGTCTTGGTCTATCTGATATTATTATCCAGTCAGCCCAATCTTGGACGGATACAGATAGCGATGTGAACCGCATTATCGAGAAATTGGAAAGTCAGACGGTTGAAAGTCGTCAACGTCTGGATAAGATTCGTGATGTGGAGCAAGAAAATTACAAGATGAACCGAGCCCTCCGCAAGCTCTATGACGAGCTCAATCGTGAGCGGGAAAATGAGCTCAACAAGGCACGCTTGGAAGCCAAGGAAATTGTAGATATGGCATTGGCAGAAAGCGAGGATATTCTCAAAAATCTCCATGCTGCAGCTAGTCTTAAGCCCCATCAGATTATCGAAGCCAAGGCAGAGCTGAAAAAGTTGGCGCCTGAAGTGGTGGATCTGTCTAAAAACAAGGTTCTGAAGAAAGCTAAAATTAAGAGGGAAGCCAAGGTGGGCGATGACATTATCGTTACAGCTTATGGACAACGCGGGACCTTGACCAATCAGCTCAAGGACGGGCGTTGGGAAGCTCAGGTTGGCTTGATTAAGATGACCTTGGCTAAAGATGAGTTTGAGTTAGTCAAGGCGGAAAAGGCAGAGCAGCCTAAGAAACGCCAGGTTCACACAGTCAAACGTGCCAATGTACGAGGACCAAAAGCCCGCTTAGATCTCCGTGGCAAACGTTACGAAGAGGCTATGATGGAGCTGGATGAATTTATCGACCAGGCCCTTCTCAATAACCTAGCCCAAGTCGATATTGTCCACGGTATTGGTACTGGAGTCATCCGAGAAGGGGTGACCAAGTACCTACGCCGCAACAAGCAGATCAAGGAGTTCGGCTATGCTCCACAAAATGCAGGTGGATCAGGCTGTACTATTGTGACGTTTAAATAG
- the trxA gene encoding thioredoxin produces MVQVITDANFEVETQEGVVLVDFWAPWCGPCRMQAPILEQLADEVDEDELRIYKMDVDENPNTARQFGIMSIPTLLFKKDGQVVKQVAGVHTKDQIKAILAEIG; encoded by the coding sequence ATGGTTCAAGTTATTACAGATGCAAACTTTGAAGTTGAAACACAAGAAGGCGTAGTCCTTGTTGACTTTTGGGCACCATGGTGTGGTCCTTGTCGTATGCAAGCACCAATTTTGGAGCAATTGGCAGATGAAGTGGACGAAGATGAATTGCGTATTTACAAGATGGATGTTGATGAGAATCCAAACACAGCTCGTCAGTTTGGTATCATGTCTATCCCAACTCTTTTGTTCAAAAAAGATGGACAGGTTGTGAAACAAGTTGCTGGTGTCCACACGAAAGATCAAATCAAAGCTATCTTGGCAGAGATTGGTTAA
- a CDS encoding CvpA family protein, which yields MISLAIILILAWSFYIGYSRGLVLQAFYSMGSIIALVVATATYKKLASFLYLWVPFANATQGSSNYYFDEKYLFDLDMVFYAGLAFLLIYVLVYAIVRFIGIFVHLLEAFNPDTKTTNLISGALAVLVTFISLQIVMVLLSTIPLAMIQDKLHSSFLANIMIQYTPFTSSFLKSLWLSNIAG from the coding sequence ATGATTTCATTAGCAATTATTCTCATTTTGGCATGGAGTTTCTACATTGGCTACAGTCGTGGTCTAGTTCTACAGGCCTTCTATAGCATGGGAAGTATTATTGCCCTGGTGGTTGCGACGGCTACTTATAAAAAATTGGCATCCTTCCTTTATCTCTGGGTGCCATTTGCCAATGCTACTCAGGGGAGCTCCAACTACTATTTTGATGAGAAATATCTCTTTGACCTAGATATGGTATTTTATGCGGGATTGGCCTTTCTTTTGATATACGTCTTGGTTTACGCTATTGTGCGTTTCATAGGAATATTTGTCCATCTATTAGAGGCTTTTAATCCTGATACAAAAACGACCAATCTCATAAGCGGCGCCTTGGCTGTCTTGGTGACTTTTATTTCTCTTCAGATTGTCATGGTCTTGCTATCAACTATTCCGTTAGCGATGATTCAAGATAAATTGCACAGTAGTTTTCTTGCCAACATCATGATTCAGTACACACCATTCACTAGTAGCTTTTTAAAATCTCTCTGGTTGAGTAATATAGCAGGGTAA